The proteins below come from a single Lepeophtheirus salmonis chromosome 4, UVic_Lsal_1.4, whole genome shotgun sequence genomic window:
- the LOC139905164 gene encoding uncharacterized protein, translated as MKNREAIYILFLVLIIKPSNGNTILNRLFQNECLEKTVPHGMCAVLYDDDGCEGWEHAIREGYTELTWWYRNDAEAVIVKKGCVFKGFDHYGAIEADRGERLLMDARNFFKPYNMWKNLDRNSLVDDISSIECECFGDKELNEQRREERRAIDPGSNIESSKCPPMPRHACAVLFDEENCRNDDWDNSIVLADGEDRSFSLFNSMMNFKYKNEVESFMVREGCIFEAYDDSDYSDDGIRVRALNGDLLINLNSHRNDKYESLNNDIESVRCFCAS; from the coding sequence ATGAAGAACAGAGaagctatttatattttgttccttGTTCTAATAATTAAGCCTTCGAATGGAAATACTATCCTAAATCGATTATTTCAGAATGAGTGCTTAGAGAAAACAGTGCCACATGGAATGTGTGCTGTTCTCTATGACGATGATGGATGTGAGGGTTGGGAACATGCAATCCGAGAGGGATATACAGAGCTCACTTGGTGGTATAGAAATGACGCTGAAGCAGTTATTGTAAAAAAGGGCTGCGTTTTCAAGGGATTTGACCATTATGGAGCGATCGAGGCGGATAGAGGAGAGAGACTCCTCATGGATGCTCGAAACTTTTTCAAGCCTTACAATATGTGGAAAAATCTAGATAGAAATTCCTTAGTGGATGATATCAGTTCTATTGAATGTGAATGTTTTGGAGACAAAGAGCTGAATGAGCAACGACGAGAGGAACGTAGAGCAATCGATCCAGGTTCCAACATTGAGTCTTCAAAATGTCCACCAATGCCTCGTCATGCATGTGCTGTTCTCTTTGATGAAGAAAATTGTCGGAATGATGATTGGGATAACAGTATTGTCCTTGCAGATGGAGAGGATCGAAGcttttctttattcaattcCATGAtgaatttcaagtataaaaatgaAGTTGAATCGTTTATGGTGAGAGAGGGTTGCATTTTTGAGGCATATGACGATTCAGATTATTCTGATGATGGAATTAGAGTTCGTGCCTTAAACGGAGATCTTTTAATTAACTTGAACTCTCACAGGAATGACAAATATGAGAGTTTGAACAATGATATTGAATCCGTAAGATGTTTTTGTGCCTCATAA